GTGTTGTTAGAGAGCGGATGACCATTCAAGATATTGATGTAGTTACTCCCCAGGCTCTGATTAATACCAGGCCTGTTGTTGCTTCTGTTCAGGAGTTTTTTGGTAGCAGTCAGTTATCACAGTTTATGGATCAAACTAATCCATTATCTGAATTAACTCATAAGAGAAGAATTAGTGCACTTGGCCCTGGTGGTTTAAGTAGAGAAAGGGCTGGTTTTGATGTACGTGATGTTCATCACTCTCATTATGGAAGAATTTGTCCTATAGAAACACCGGAGGGCCCTAATATCGGTCTTATAGGTTCTATGGGGACATATTCAAAGACTAATGAGTTTGGATTTTTAATGACACCTTATCGGAAAGTTGAAGATGGTAAGGTTACGGATCAGATTGATTACCTGACTGCTGATGAAGAGGATAAGGTTACTGTTGCTCAGGCTAATGCACCTTTAAAAGATAATGGTGAATTTAAAAATGATTTAGTTGTATCAAGGAGAAGGGGAGATATAGTTGAAATTTCTCCTGAAAAAGTGGATTATATGGATGTTTCTCCTAAACAGCTTGTTGGTGTATCTGCCGCTTTAATTCCTTTCTTAGAAAATGATGATGCTAACCGTGCATTAATGGGAGCAAATATGCAGAGGCAGGCTGTTCCTTTAATGAATACTGATGCTCCTGTAGTTGCTACAGGAATTGAGGAAAAGGCTGCTAAAGATTGTGGTGCTGTCCAGTTAGCTGAAAAATCAGGTGAAGTTACAAGGGTAACTGGAAGTAAGGTTATAATTAAAAATGATGATGGGTCTACTAGCTCTTATAAATTAATGAAATTCGAAAGGTCCAATCAGGGTAGTTGTATGAATCAGAAGCCTATCGTTTCTAGAGGAGATAGGGTTGAAAAAGGAGATATCATTGCAGATGGACCCTCTATTGATCAGGGTGAATTAGCATTAGGCAGGAATTCTTTAATTGCTTTTATGCCCTGGGAAGGATATAATTATGAGGATGCTATCTTAATTAGTGAAAAACTTGTAAAGGAAGATGCTTTTACTTCTATTCATATTGAAGAACATGAAGCTGAATCTAGAGATACAAAGCTTGGACCTGAGGAAATCACAAGAGATATTCCTAATGTTGGCGATGATGCTCTTAAAGACCTCGATGAAAGAGGAATTATAAGAGTTGGCGCTGAAGTAAAAGAAGGGGATATTCTAGTTGGTAAAGTCACTCCAAAGGGTGAGACTGAGCTATCAGCTGAAGAAAGACTATTAAGAGCTATTTTTGGCGAAAAAGCTAGAGAGGTTAGAGATACTTCTTTAAAAGTGCCACATGGTGAAAAGGGTATTGTGGTTGATGTTAAGGTCTTTTCTAGAGAAGCTGGAGATGAACTTAAACCAGGTGTTAATAAATTAGTTAGAGTTTATGTAGCTGCTAAACGTAAGATTGATGTTGGCGATAAGATGGCCGGACGTCATGGTAACAAGGGTGTTATTTCCAGGATTTTACCTGAAGAAGATATGCCATTTTTACCTTCTGGTGAACCTGTAGAAATAGTATTAAATCCACTTGGGGTTCCATCCAGAATGAATATAGGACAGGTTCTAGAGACTCACTTAGGTATGGCTGCTAAGGCTTTAGGGCTTCATACAGAAACTCCTGTTTTTGATGGTGCTACTGAATCCGAAGTTGAAGACATGCTTGAAAAAGCCGGGTTTAATAGAGATGGTAAAACGGTTCTTTATGATGGTAGAACAGGAGAACCATTTGATAATAGAGTTACAGTTGGATATATGTATATTTTAAAACTTCATCATTTAGTTGATGATAAGATTCATGCCAGATCAACAGGACCATACTCATTGGTTACACAGCAGCCTCTCGGTGGAAAAGCGCAATTTGGAGGTCAGAGATTTGGTGAGATGGAGGTCTGGGCTCTTGAAGCTTATGGTGCAGCATATACCTTGCAGGAAATGCTGACAGTCAAATCTGATGATGTTGTTGGCCGTGTTAAGACTTATGAATCTATTGTTAAGGGAGATAATATACCTGAACCAGGGATTCCAGAGTCATTTAAGGTATTAATAAAAGAGATGCAGAGTTTAGGACTTGATGCAAAAATATTTACAGAAAATGAAGAGGAATTAAAGATTGCTGAAGATAAAGAATTAAGTGAAACAAGTAAACACTTAGGACTTGATGATGGACTTGCAGATAAAGAGGAAAGAGAAAATCATGACGATGAGTAATAATTCTGGTCAAGAAAGGGGAGAGGCCCTTGCTTAACGTCAATAATTTTGATTCGATGAAAATTGGGATTGCTTCTACAAAGGAAATTAGGGACTGGTCTCGAGGTGAGGTAACAAAACCTGAGACTATTAATTATAGGACTTTAAAGCCTGAGAAAGACGGGCTTTTCTGTGAGAAGATTTTTGGTCCTACAAAGGATTTTGAATGTCACTGTGGCAAATACAAACGAGCTCGTTATAAAGGAGTCGTTTGTGATAGATGTGGGGTCGAAGTAACTAGAGCTAAGGTTAGAAGAGAGAGAATGGGGCACATTGAGCTTGCAGCCCCTTGCACACATATATGGTTCTTCAAAGGGATTCCGAGCCGTTTAGGGCTAATAACTGATATGTCACCAAGAGCTCTAGAGAAGGTTATCTATTTTGTTTCATATATAGTAACCGATCCTAAAGATACTAATTTAAGTTATAAACAGCTGTTATCTGAGTCAGAATATAGAGAAGCCAGGAATAAGTTTGGTAAAGGCTTTGATGCTGGCATGGGTGCTCAGGCTGTTAGAGAGATATTAACTAAAATAGATGTTGACAAAGAAGTTCAGGAACTCAAAAAAGAGGTTCAAGATAACTCAGGACAAAGAAGGAAAAGGGCTGTAAGAAGACTCGAAGTTATGAGTGGTTTGCAGGATTCTGGAATGGATCCTGGTTGGCTTGTGATGGAAGCTATACCTGTTATACCACCTGACCTAAGACCAATGGTTCAGCTCGATGGTGGTAGATTTGCAACATCAGACTTAAATGATCTATATAGAAGAGTTATTAATAGAAATAATAGGTTGAAAAGGCTTCTTGAATTAGGTGCTCCTGAAATTATAATAAGAAATGAGAAAAGAATGCTTCAGGAAGCAGTTGATGCATTAATTGATAATGGTAGAAGGGGAAGACCTGTTACAGGTGCTGGTAATCGCCCACTTAAATCTTTAAGTGATATGCTTAAAGGTAAGCAGGGCCGTTTCAGGCAGAATCTGCTTGGGAAAAGGGTTGATTATTCTGGTAGATCTGTAATTGTAGTTGGACCTGAATTAAAGATGCATCAATGTGGATTGCCTAAAAAGATGGCTTTAGAATTGTTTAAGCCATTTGTTATGAAGGAATTAGTAGAACATGGATTAGCCCATAATATTAAAAATGCCAAAAAGATGGTTGAAGATGTACATGATGAAGTCTGGGGAGTTTTAGAGGATGTCATAGAAGATCATCCTGTATTACTAAATAGAGCTCCGACTTTACACAGACTTGGTATTCAGGCATTTGAGCCAGTACTTGTAGAGGGTAAAGCGATAAAACTTCATCCCCTTGTCTGTCCGGCATATAATGCTGACTTTGATGGAGATCAGATGGCTGTACACTTACCACTTTCTGCTGAAGCTCAAGCTGAGGCAAGGTTGTTAATGCTATCTACTACAAATATTTTAACACCTTCAGATGGTAGTCCTATAACTATTCCAACGCAAGATATGGTATTAGGTATTTTCTATTTAACAACTATGAAAGAAGGACTGAAAGGCGAAGGCAAAGCCTTTGCAACAACAAATGAAGCTATTCGTGCTCATGAAAATGATAAAATTAAGTTACAGTCAAAAATAAAAGTTCGTTTTAATGGCGAGATAGTTACAACTACAGTTGGTAGAATTATCTTTAATGAAGCTTTACCAGATGAAATGCCTTTTGTAAATGAGAGACTAGGTAAAAGTGAAGTTGAAGAAGTAATAGCTGACATGCATGAAGATTATGGGAATGATATAACTGCTACTGTTCTTGATAAGATTAAAGAATTAGGTTTTTATTATTCCACTATATCAGGCATTTCAATAGCTGTACATGATGCTGCTGTTCCAGAAGCTAAAACTAAAATAATTGAAGATGCTGAAGATAAAGTTTATCAGATTGAAGACCATTATCGTCGTGGTGCTATTACTGAAGATGAAAGGTATCAGAAGGTCGTTAATATCTGGGAGAATGCAAAGGACGATGTTACAGGAGCATTACTTGAACATCTAACAGAAGAGAATAATATTTATATAATGGCTATCTCAGGTGCGAGAGGTAGTACATCTCAGATATCTCAGCTTGCAGGTATGAGAGGTCTGATGGCTGATCCTTCTGGTAGAATTATTGATATACCTATAAGATCTTCCTTTAGAGAAGGTCTTGATGTACTTGAATATTTCTTATCTTCTCATGGTGCAAGAAAAGGTCTTGCAGATACTGCATTAAGAACTGCAGATTCAGGATACCTAACAAGAAGGCTAGTTGATGTTTCCCAGGATGTAATAGTTCGGGAAGAAGATTGTGGCACTGACAAAGGAATAGAAGTTAGCGCAATTGGCGGAAATGATGAGACAGCTATTGAAACATTAGCTGAGAGATGTATTGGCAGAATTGCAGCTGAAAATGTCAAGGATCCAGATACTGATGAAATTATTGTTGATAAAAATCAGTATATTGATAAAAAATTAATGAAGAAAATTACTGAAGCTGGAATTGAAAAAGTTAGGATTAGAACTGTCTTGACCTGCGAAACCAAACATGGGGTTTGCCAGAAATGTTATGGCCGCAACCTAACAGATGGTAACATTGTTGAAGTTGGTGAAGCAATAGGAATAATAGCTGCTCAGTCAATTGGTGAACCTGGCACTCAGCTGACTATGAGGACTTTTCACACTGGTGGAGTTGCTGGTGATGATATAACACAGGGTCTTCCAAGAGTTGAAGAGTTGTTTGAAGGTCGTTCACCTAAAGGCCAGGCAATAATTACAGAAAAAACTGGTGAAACAAAGGTAATAGAAAAGAAAAATTCAACTAAGGTAGTAGTTCAAAATAAGGATACTAAGAAGACTTATCAAATACCTTATGGATCTAAATTAAAAATTAATGAGGGAGACCATGTGACTGCTGGTGATAAATTGACTGATGGACCTGTTGACCCTAATATTATTTTAAAAATAAAAGGAGAGAGAAGGGCACAACAGTATCTATTAGAGGAAGTTCAGAATGTTTATCGTTCACAGGGTGTAGAGATTAATGATAAGCATATTGAGGTTATCATTAGACAGATGCTTAAAAAGGTTAAGGTAGTTTCATCTGGCGACACAGATCTATTGCCTGGAAGTATGATCAATAGATTTGAGTTTAAAGAAGCTAATGACAAAGTGATAGAGAAAGGGTTGGAGCCTGCAGAGGCTAAGCCTACTCTGTTAGGTATTACCAAGGCTTCTTTAGCTACAGATAGCTTTTTATCTGCTGCTTCATTTCAGGAAACGACCAGGGTATTAACTGAGGCCTCTTTAGAAGGAAAGGTTGATCCTCTAATTGGTCTTAAGGAAAATGTGATTATTGGACAGCTGATTCCAGCAGGTACAGGTATGAAGTATTATAGAGATATAGAGATATTAGATGATAATGATCAACCATTAACTGGTTTTACTGAAGATAGTTCAGATTATGAAAATTAATCTTGATAACAGTTGACAACTACTCGCTAAGATGTTATTATATTTTAGTGTATGCGAATTATCCTTGTTGTTAAGGTTAAGATAGATTTATTGTAAAAATTAATTACAGTAGGGTAGGCGGCAAGAAAAGCCGCTGCTTCTGCTGTATTATTAAACCTGGGAAGGAGGTGGAGCTGAATGCCAACAATTAACCAGCTTATACGTAAAGGAAGAGATAGTGTCAGCAAGAAAAAATCAGCCCCTGCATTAGAAGGTTGCCCACAGAAGAGGGGTGTTTGTACAAGAGTATATACTGCAACACCAAAGAAGCCTAACTCTGCTTTACGTAAGATTGCCCGGGTTAGATTGACCAATGGTAAAGAAGTTACAGCTTATATTCCTGGAATCGGTCATAATTTACAGGAGCACTCCGTAGTTTTAGTTAGGGGTGGTAGAGTTAAAGACTTACCGGGTGTTAGATATCATATTGTTAGAGGAACTTTAGATACTGCAGGTGTAGAAGATAGAAAACAGGGAAGATCAAAATATGGTGTAAAAAAACCTAATTAATATATAATATATGAGTTGAAAGTTTTAAATTATTATGTAAAGGGGGGTTGAAGATGAGAAAAAATCGTGCTGAAAGAAGAACTGTTAAACCAGATCCAGTATATAATGATGTAATTATAAATAGAATCATAAATAAAATTATGCTAGA
Above is a window of Halonatronomonas betaini DNA encoding:
- the rpoB gene encoding DNA-directed RNA polymerase subunit beta, with protein sequence MALPRNKHSFSKIGNAKELPNLIYTQLNSYQWFLEEGLEQVFSEISPIEDFSENLVLEFVDYRLEDPKYTVQECRDRDDTYSAPLQVKVRLINKETGEVKEQEVFMGDFPLMTDKATFIINGAERVVVNQLVRSSGVYFDDERVKDGRRLINGSIIPNRGAWIEFEYDKKRIISVRVDRARKMPSTVLFRALGYSTDSELIDLLGDHKVIHDTLERDSTESKEEALIELYKKLRPGEPPTVESASNLINSMFFDPKRYDLAYVGRYKINKKLELDIDPKMRQLDEKDIIETARYIVKLIDNDPDAYIDDIDHLGNRRLKTVGELLQNQFRIGLSRMERVVRERMTIQDIDVVTPQALINTRPVVASVQEFFGSSQLSQFMDQTNPLSELTHKRRISALGPGGLSRERAGFDVRDVHHSHYGRICPIETPEGPNIGLIGSMGTYSKTNEFGFLMTPYRKVEDGKVTDQIDYLTADEEDKVTVAQANAPLKDNGEFKNDLVVSRRRGDIVEISPEKVDYMDVSPKQLVGVSAALIPFLENDDANRALMGANMQRQAVPLMNTDAPVVATGIEEKAAKDCGAVQLAEKSGEVTRVTGSKVIIKNDDGSTSSYKLMKFERSNQGSCMNQKPIVSRGDRVEKGDIIADGPSIDQGELALGRNSLIAFMPWEGYNYEDAILISEKLVKEDAFTSIHIEEHEAESRDTKLGPEEITRDIPNVGDDALKDLDERGIIRVGAEVKEGDILVGKVTPKGETELSAEERLLRAIFGEKAREVRDTSLKVPHGEKGIVVDVKVFSREAGDELKPGVNKLVRVYVAAKRKIDVGDKMAGRHGNKGVISRILPEEDMPFLPSGEPVEIVLNPLGVPSRMNIGQVLETHLGMAAKALGLHTETPVFDGATESEVEDMLEKAGFNRDGKTVLYDGRTGEPFDNRVTVGYMYILKLHHLVDDKIHARSTGPYSLVTQQPLGGKAQFGGQRFGEMEVWALEAYGAAYTLQEMLTVKSDDVVGRVKTYESIVKGDNIPEPGIPESFKVLIKEMQSLGLDAKIFTENEEELKIAEDKELSETSKHLGLDDGLADKEERENHDDE
- the rpoC gene encoding DNA-directed RNA polymerase subunit beta', which encodes MLNVNNFDSMKIGIASTKEIRDWSRGEVTKPETINYRTLKPEKDGLFCEKIFGPTKDFECHCGKYKRARYKGVVCDRCGVEVTRAKVRRERMGHIELAAPCTHIWFFKGIPSRLGLITDMSPRALEKVIYFVSYIVTDPKDTNLSYKQLLSESEYREARNKFGKGFDAGMGAQAVREILTKIDVDKEVQELKKEVQDNSGQRRKRAVRRLEVMSGLQDSGMDPGWLVMEAIPVIPPDLRPMVQLDGGRFATSDLNDLYRRVINRNNRLKRLLELGAPEIIIRNEKRMLQEAVDALIDNGRRGRPVTGAGNRPLKSLSDMLKGKQGRFRQNLLGKRVDYSGRSVIVVGPELKMHQCGLPKKMALELFKPFVMKELVEHGLAHNIKNAKKMVEDVHDEVWGVLEDVIEDHPVLLNRAPTLHRLGIQAFEPVLVEGKAIKLHPLVCPAYNADFDGDQMAVHLPLSAEAQAEARLLMLSTTNILTPSDGSPITIPTQDMVLGIFYLTTMKEGLKGEGKAFATTNEAIRAHENDKIKLQSKIKVRFNGEIVTTTVGRIIFNEALPDEMPFVNERLGKSEVEEVIADMHEDYGNDITATVLDKIKELGFYYSTISGISIAVHDAAVPEAKTKIIEDAEDKVYQIEDHYRRGAITEDERYQKVVNIWENAKDDVTGALLEHLTEENNIYIMAISGARGSTSQISQLAGMRGLMADPSGRIIDIPIRSSFREGLDVLEYFLSSHGARKGLADTALRTADSGYLTRRLVDVSQDVIVREEDCGTDKGIEVSAIGGNDETAIETLAERCIGRIAAENVKDPDTDEIIVDKNQYIDKKLMKKITEAGIEKVRIRTVLTCETKHGVCQKCYGRNLTDGNIVEVGEAIGIIAAQSIGEPGTQLTMRTFHTGGVAGDDITQGLPRVEELFEGRSPKGQAIITEKTGETKVIEKKNSTKVVVQNKDTKKTYQIPYGSKLKINEGDHVTAGDKLTDGPVDPNIILKIKGERRAQQYLLEEVQNVYRSQGVEINDKHIEVIIRQMLKKVKVVSSGDTDLLPGSMINRFEFKEANDKVIEKGLEPAEAKPTLLGITKASLATDSFLSAASFQETTRVLTEASLEGKVDPLIGLKENVIIGQLIPAGTGMKYYRDIEILDDNDQPLTGFTEDSSDYEN
- the rpsL gene encoding 30S ribosomal protein S12 produces the protein MPTINQLIRKGRDSVSKKKSAPALEGCPQKRGVCTRVYTATPKKPNSALRKIARVRLTNGKEVTAYIPGIGHNLQEHSVVLVRGGRVKDLPGVRYHIVRGTLDTAGVEDRKQGRSKYGVKKPN